The following proteins are co-located in the Silene latifolia isolate original U9 population chromosome 1, ASM4854445v1, whole genome shotgun sequence genome:
- the LOC141595364 gene encoding phosphatidylinositol:ceramide inositolphosphotransferase 1-like isoform X2 → MSLYIGREASKLWKRFGAEVSTEVHLLAENWKYILGGLVCQYIHGLAARGVHYIHRPGPTLQDAGFFLLPELGQEKAYISETVFTSIFISFVLWTFYPFIFKSKKIYTVLIWCRVLAFLVASQFLRIITFYSTQLPGPNYHCREGSKLATLPPPRSAIELFIINFPSGVLYGCGDLIFSSHMIFSLVFIRTYQKYGTKRLIKQLAWLLAVVQSLLIIASRKHYTVDVVVAWYTVNLVVFFVDSKLPEMPDRSSGGASLLLPLSNKDKDSWNKEENHKLLNGNGLDPTDRRQRNGMNGKILEDGLAHNDNAMNGA, encoded by the exons ATGTCGCTTTACATCGGTCGCGAAGCTTCAAAG CTATGGAAGAGATTTGGTGCAGAAGTATCGACGGAAGTTCATCTGCTTGCGGAGAATTGGAAGTACATTCTCGGCGGACTCGTTTGTCAG TATATACATGGATTGGCTGCTCGGGGAGTTCATTATATACATCGTCCAGGCCCAACACTTCAGGACGCTGGTTTCTTCCTTCTTCCG GAACTTGGGCAAGAGAAGGCTTACATTAGTGAAACTGTTTTTACCTCCATCTTTATTTCCTTTGTCTTG TGGACATTCTATCCGTTCATTTTCAAAAGTAAAAAGATTTACACAGTTCTAATATGGTGCCGGGTCCTCGCGTTTTTAGTT GCATCACAGTTTCTTAGGATTATAACATTTTATTCTACACAGCTTCCTGGTCCAAATTATCACTGCCGTGAG GGATCAAAATTGGCCACCCTCCCTCCTCCGCGAAGTGCAATTGAACTTTTTATAATCAACT TTCCTAGTGGGGTACTTTATGGTTGTGGTGACCTCATTTTCTCGTCGCATATGATTTTTTCGCTGGTTTTCATTCGGACTTATCAAAAATATGGCACTAAGAG GTTGATTAAACAGTTGGCATGGTTGCTTGCTGTGGTCCAGAGCTTATTGATCATAGCTTCTCGGAAACACTACACTGTGGATGTTGTTGTTGCATG GTACACCGTTAATTTGGTAGTATTCTTTGTCGACAGTAAACTTCCAG AAATGCCTGACCGGTCCAGTGGTGGCGCATCGCTTTTGCTACCTTTAAGCAACAAAGACAAGGATAGCTGGAACAAGGAGGAAAACCACAAGCTCCTTAATGGAAACGGTCTAGATCCTACGGATAGG AGGCAAAGAAACGGAATGAACGGCAAGATTCTCGAAGATGGACTCGCACACAACGACAACGCAATGAACGGTGCATAG
- the LOC141595364 gene encoding phosphatidylinositol:ceramide inositolphosphotransferase 1-like isoform X1 yields MSLYIGREASKLWKRFGAEVSTEVHLLAENWKYILGGLVCQYIHGLAARGVHYIHRPGPTLQDAGFFLLPELGQEKAYISETVFTSIFISFVLWTFYPFIFKSKKIYTVLIWCRVLAFLVASQFLRIITFYSTQLPGPNYHCREGSKLATLPPPRSAIELFIINFPSGVLYGCGDLIFSSHMIFSLVFIRTYQKYGTKRLIKQLAWLLAVVQSLLIIASRKHYTVDVVVAWYTVNLVVFFVDSKLPEMPDRSSGGASLLLPLSNKDKDSWNKEENHKLLNGNGLDPTDRQRQRNGMNGKILEDGLAHNDNAMNGA; encoded by the exons ATGTCGCTTTACATCGGTCGCGAAGCTTCAAAG CTATGGAAGAGATTTGGTGCAGAAGTATCGACGGAAGTTCATCTGCTTGCGGAGAATTGGAAGTACATTCTCGGCGGACTCGTTTGTCAG TATATACATGGATTGGCTGCTCGGGGAGTTCATTATATACATCGTCCAGGCCCAACACTTCAGGACGCTGGTTTCTTCCTTCTTCCG GAACTTGGGCAAGAGAAGGCTTACATTAGTGAAACTGTTTTTACCTCCATCTTTATTTCCTTTGTCTTG TGGACATTCTATCCGTTCATTTTCAAAAGTAAAAAGATTTACACAGTTCTAATATGGTGCCGGGTCCTCGCGTTTTTAGTT GCATCACAGTTTCTTAGGATTATAACATTTTATTCTACACAGCTTCCTGGTCCAAATTATCACTGCCGTGAG GGATCAAAATTGGCCACCCTCCCTCCTCCGCGAAGTGCAATTGAACTTTTTATAATCAACT TTCCTAGTGGGGTACTTTATGGTTGTGGTGACCTCATTTTCTCGTCGCATATGATTTTTTCGCTGGTTTTCATTCGGACTTATCAAAAATATGGCACTAAGAG GTTGATTAAACAGTTGGCATGGTTGCTTGCTGTGGTCCAGAGCTTATTGATCATAGCTTCTCGGAAACACTACACTGTGGATGTTGTTGTTGCATG GTACACCGTTAATTTGGTAGTATTCTTTGTCGACAGTAAACTTCCAG AAATGCCTGACCGGTCCAGTGGTGGCGCATCGCTTTTGCTACCTTTAAGCAACAAAGACAAGGATAGCTGGAACAAGGAGGAAAACCACAAGCTCCTTAATGGAAACGGTCTAGATCCTACGGATAGG CAGAGGCAAAGAAACGGAATGAACGGCAAGATTCTCGAAGATGGACTCGCACACAACGACAACGCAATGAACGGTGCATAG